In Leptospira sp. WS58.C1, a single genomic region encodes these proteins:
- a CDS encoding Ig-like domain-containing protein — protein sequence MNPFLFLLFGKGSLERIEIYSPSGSFAKTSTLSLKATAIYTFGEREDITEKANWSSSDPSILSFGGIVPGQVLGAEMGRARVRIGFKNFTSEMELEVTRAPVTSITITCQNQNTDLAIGVVRQCSVTGIFADGTSQDLTGDPGLAVTSGNGSILRVLHNPNNDPDTIDITGIRAGNTQLRANYRGISASIAVNVVDTSLVSIQITPVDPPIGQTSGNGLPKGRNMQYIATGSFADGSFQDITTIVSWSSDDTSIAEINDTSGSKGLLTAINSGNTTIRVSAPPNLVGGTVITGSAIVYISAAVLDRIEIYASGQNPLPSVAKGRTAQLTAIGVYSDTSTQNITNSATWSSSVTSVATVDNAGTIGLAHAADIGSTTITAQYSGVSGTASFTVTAAVLESIQVTPTNPNVAKGLTRQFTATGSFSDGTTQDLTSTVTWTSSVTSVATINNTNSGKGLANALSLGTTTITATSGSFSGNTVLTVSAAALVSIQITYNSVNPITIPKGINPQLTATGTYTDGSTQNITDSASWSSSNTSVALVDNSGSKGLVTSMAVGQTTIESVLGSITGTATLTVNAAQLISISVTPEEWILISGEKYSYRAIGTYTDGVREITGLVLWEIILANGTSGNATVSNDPSTKGVVTAVFNTTQGYPLTARASLDGIVGNTTFTIISDTERPILLRAQYIDSTHIQIEYSKVMYANTQAGAPYRYKLVKSSAITSMEDSNQVRCSDNTNYTASYPSPDSIAISSLSPATTNSRVFIMTLGTALTAGTEYTVIADKASLSASSGALTCPNTADFVAAEQIKLKSASCANLNQVILGFSKSYLGGVDALGSALCSSPTECAKRYKLNTASLGEIQSAVALDGTSCGGAAADPNKVCLSHSNIQSGSQYSLIAANGVNGDGFDNSSWGSIRDSGNGENIQSSPFDRVNFLGCGSAPINFDDGPLLFDPYGSTFGNLVDYKGRIYSGPNNAGNAALRFNYDGSNPELIGFSLPRDSVASPGGVGIQANDSWTSTNTANTGNGVIKTLGHAGCTPNSADRALGCGPDNESGRGIFAVGSLGSDSFLFAAGAKTQLIAGQYYFGDYVYYTLDSDNTLNFKYTDWANITGGITAAPSSMLTLNNRLLVGWAKRNWDGNTANDSPDFGFISFNSADTDTGYCIAGNNCDANTVAIKGKRTYINYLPYFGGTANGVALNSSPNWGHYLDVDSVFTFNNLIYAANGGGPAIGHNGSIIRSTSPDPTTPCSAPDTCANWLEVGPRTNQYWHNVESPTDNPSNNWFSLELYKFFDLIPGDKAFPAFAEFNGKLYVARNVCLADAGTITGFRTTPFSGTNGCTGGTDDSNRRAQIWVCSPALTGAADSCESGDWSLIANNGSGNVDFGDPTNRTISMLIKNGSYLYVGFDNPGGIRIYRTNSTNPNSANVWSKIGANGLGDPSNVQQIFSAISVFTFGSDFVYISTGKDGVPIRVYRQHN from the coding sequence ATGAATCCTTTTCTTTTTCTTCTATTCGGAAAAGGGAGTTTAGAACGGATCGAAATATATTCTCCTTCCGGATCTTTTGCGAAAACTTCCACACTCTCTTTAAAAGCGACCGCAATCTATACTTTCGGGGAACGAGAAGACATAACGGAAAAGGCTAACTGGTCTTCTTCTGATCCCTCAATCCTAAGTTTCGGCGGAATCGTTCCCGGGCAAGTGCTCGGTGCCGAGATGGGTAGAGCAAGAGTAAGGATCGGGTTTAAGAATTTTACCTCCGAAATGGAATTAGAAGTAACTAGGGCTCCCGTTACTTCCATCACGATTACTTGCCAAAATCAGAATACCGATTTGGCGATCGGTGTAGTACGTCAATGTTCCGTCACAGGAATATTTGCTGACGGTACGAGTCAGGATTTAACCGGAGATCCCGGACTTGCCGTAACTTCCGGGAACGGATCCATTCTAAGAGTATTACATAATCCGAATAATGATCCAGATACGATAGATATAACCGGGATCCGGGCAGGAAATACCCAGCTTAGAGCGAATTATAGGGGAATTTCGGCATCTATTGCAGTGAATGTAGTGGATACAAGTTTAGTTTCTATTCAGATCACTCCCGTGGATCCTCCGATCGGACAAACTTCCGGTAACGGACTTCCCAAGGGAAGAAACATGCAATATATCGCAACGGGTTCTTTTGCCGACGGATCTTTCCAAGATATTACAACGATTGTATCGTGGAGTTCGGATGATACGAGTATTGCGGAAATAAACGATACCAGCGGTTCCAAAGGATTATTAACTGCGATCAATTCCGGAAATACGACCATTAGAGTTTCCGCACCTCCTAATTTGGTAGGTGGGACGGTCATTACCGGATCGGCGATCGTTTATATTTCCGCGGCTGTTTTGGATCGGATCGAAATTTATGCAAGCGGTCAAAATCCTTTGCCTTCGGTCGCGAAGGGTAGGACCGCTCAACTGACCGCCATCGGCGTGTATAGCGATACAAGCACCCAAAATATAACAAATTCTGCAACTTGGAGTTCAAGCGTTACTTCCGTGGCGACAGTAGATAATGCGGGAACGATAGGTCTTGCACATGCGGCAGATATAGGTTCCACTACTATAACGGCTCAATATTCCGGTGTAAGTGGGACGGCATCCTTTACGGTTACCGCTGCAGTTCTGGAATCCATCCAGGTTACTCCGACAAATCCGAATGTAGCCAAGGGATTGACTCGTCAATTCACTGCAACCGGCTCTTTTTCGGACGGAACCACTCAGGATTTGACTTCTACCGTTACTTGGACTTCTTCCGTTACGAGTGTTGCTACGATCAATAATACGAATTCAGGAAAGGGACTGGCGAACGCTCTGAGTTTGGGAACCACAACAATTACCGCTACTTCCGGATCTTTTAGCGGAAATACCGTTTTGACCGTAAGTGCGGCTGCTTTGGTCTCAATTCAGATCACTTACAATTCGGTAAATCCTATAACGATACCTAAGGGGATCAATCCTCAATTGACTGCTACAGGAACCTATACGGATGGAAGTACTCAGAATATTACAGATTCTGCAAGTTGGTCCTCTTCAAACACATCCGTAGCACTTGTCGATAATTCAGGTTCAAAAGGTCTTGTGACAAGTATGGCAGTCGGACAAACCACGATCGAGTCCGTTCTAGGTTCCATTACGGGGACTGCGACTTTAACCGTAAATGCGGCCCAACTGATTTCCATTTCCGTTACCCCGGAAGAATGGATCTTAATTTCCGGAGAAAAATATTCCTATAGAGCGATCGGTACTTATACGGATGGTGTTAGGGAAATTACCGGGCTCGTTCTTTGGGAAATCATACTGGCAAACGGGACAAGCGGAAATGCGACCGTTAGTAATGACCCATCGACAAAGGGGGTGGTCACCGCCGTATTTAATACTACGCAAGGATACCCTTTAACTGCTCGAGCTAGTCTGGACGGTATCGTTGGAAATACGACATTTACTATCATAAGCGATACGGAGAGACCGATTCTTTTAAGAGCGCAGTACATCGATTCCACACATATACAAATAGAATATTCTAAAGTGATGTATGCAAATACCCAGGCAGGAGCACCGTATCGTTATAAGTTAGTCAAATCCAGTGCGATCACATCAATGGAAGATTCTAACCAGGTCCGCTGTTCGGATAACACAAATTACACGGCTTCTTATCCGTCTCCTGATTCGATCGCTATTTCTTCTCTCTCTCCGGCTACTACTAATTCCAGGGTATTCATTATGACTCTGGGGACCGCTCTTACGGCCGGGACCGAATATACTGTAATTGCCGATAAAGCCAGCCTTAGCGCCAGTTCAGGTGCATTAACTTGCCCGAACACAGCCGATTTTGTTGCGGCGGAGCAGATCAAATTGAAGTCCGCTTCTTGTGCAAATTTAAACCAGGTCATATTAGGTTTTTCGAAATCGTATCTAGGTGGAGTGGACGCCTTAGGTTCGGCTCTTTGCTCCAGTCCGACTGAATGTGCGAAACGTTATAAATTAAATACCGCTTCGTTGGGAGAAATCCAAAGCGCTGTTGCGTTAGACGGAACTTCTTGTGGAGGAGCAGCAGCGGATCCTAACAAGGTTTGTTTGTCCCATAGTAATATACAATCCGGAAGCCAATATTCTTTGATTGCGGCCAACGGAGTGAATGGGGACGGATTCGACAATTCTTCCTGGGGATCCATCAGGGATTCAGGAAACGGGGAAAATATACAATCTAGTCCTTTCGATAGAGTAAACTTTTTAGGATGCGGTTCTGCACCGATAAATTTTGACGACGGCCCTCTATTGTTTGATCCTTACGGATCCACTTTCGGGAATTTAGTGGATTATAAAGGAAGAATTTATAGCGGACCGAATAATGCGGGAAATGCTGCGCTCAGATTCAATTATGACGGTTCTAATCCGGAGCTGATCGGCTTTAGTCTTCCCCGTGATTCGGTTGCTTCTCCGGGTGGGGTAGGGATCCAAGCAAACGATTCTTGGACTTCCACAAATACAGCAAATACCGGAAACGGGGTCATTAAAACTCTCGGGCATGCCGGATGTACTCCGAATTCCGCAGACAGGGCTTTGGGATGTGGTCCCGATAATGAAAGCGGCAGGGGAATTTTTGCGGTAGGATCTTTAGGGTCGGATTCTTTCCTGTTCGCAGCAGGGGCAAAAACACAACTGATCGCAGGACAATATTATTTCGGTGATTACGTATATTATACATTAGATTCCGATAATACTTTAAATTTCAAATATACGGATTGGGCCAATATAACCGGTGGAATTACTGCTGCACCTTCCAGTATGTTGACGTTGAACAATAGACTTTTGGTAGGTTGGGCGAAACGAAATTGGGATGGAAATACCGCCAACGATTCTCCCGATTTCGGTTTTATCAGTTTTAATTCTGCGGATACGGATACCGGATACTGCATCGCCGGAAATAACTGCGACGCAAATACCGTCGCCATCAAGGGAAAACGTACGTATATTAATTATCTTCCGTATTTCGGAGGAACTGCGAATGGAGTGGCTCTCAATTCCTCTCCGAATTGGGGACATTATTTGGATGTTGATTCGGTATTTACTTTCAATAATTTGATCTATGCCGCGAATGGTGGAGGGCCTGCAATCGGGCATAACGGATCTATTATACGTTCGACTAGTCCGGATCCTACTACCCCTTGTTCCGCTCCGGATACTTGCGCTAATTGGTTGGAGGTCGGACCTAGAACAAATCAATACTGGCATAACGTGGAGAGTCCGACGGACAATCCGAGCAATAACTGGTTTTCCTTAGAGTTATATAAATTCTTCGATCTGATCCCGGGTGATAAGGCATTTCCAGCCTTTGCCGAATTTAACGGAAAACTATATGTGGCAAGGAACGTATGTTTGGCGGATGCCGGAACAATTACCGGTTTTAGGACTACTCCATTCTCGGGAACAAACGGTTGTACGGGCGGAACCGACGACTCTAATCGTAGGGCCCAGATCTGGGTATGTAGTCCGGCCCTTACCGGAGCGGCAGACAGTTGCGAATCAGGCGATTGGAGTTTAATCGCAAATAACGGAAGCGGGAATGTTGACTTCGGAGATCCTACGAATCGGACGATTTCCATGCTGATCAAAAACGGTTCATATTTGTATGTAGGGTTTGATAATCCGGGAGGAATTAGGATTTATAGGACGAACTCGACTAATCCTAATTCCGCGAACGTTTGGTCTAAGATCGGAGCCAATGGACTCGGCGATCCAAGTAACGTGCAGCAGATCTTTTCGGCCATTTCGGTCTTCACATTCGGCTCGGATTTCGTTTATATCAGTACCGGAAAAGACGGAGTTCCGATCAGAGTGTATAGGCAGCATAATTGA
- a CDS encoding Bor/Iss family lipoprotein, protein MINRTLLNILTMILFGFNCRHAWVTYPAIPPEPCLAYAESSECKTALDQRKKNTKGKVGETFSMKDHYYLMGLLPNEKVVNLASLCPQGPKSVHQFMTFWDVVLEQSTLGIYSPQTLEVECYPW, encoded by the coding sequence ATGATCAATCGGACTTTATTAAATATCCTTACTATGATCCTATTCGGTTTCAATTGTAGACATGCTTGGGTAACGTATCCCGCCATTCCGCCCGAGCCATGTTTGGCCTATGCGGAAAGTTCGGAATGTAAAACGGCTTTGGACCAACGGAAAAAAAATACCAAAGGAAAGGTAGGAGAGACTTTCAGCATGAAGGACCATTATTATCTAATGGGTCTTTTGCCGAATGAAAAGGTTGTAAATCTCGCTTCTCTTTGTCCCCAAGGACCTAAGTCAGTGCATCAGTTTATGACATTTTGGGACGTAGTATTAGAGCAATCGACACTCGGGATTTATTCTCCCCAAACTCTGGAAGTGGAGTGTTATCCATGGTGA
- a CDS encoding PP2C family protein-serine/threonine phosphatase, with amino-acid sequence MSLFLFFAGFGLLLGDLGKNGISDPKWIRATHVTLICISLFLSFKFENFKKYSESVLLFHFAVMSIHSFYLLYLNGLYLGYLFGLILVVFSMGVSINNRRVLIPVLLIFIAVAFFVGIHVKDPKIDVGMYYFGLISSGILSVLVIGFRMRTFETLLEADVQMEKFQINIEEELSIAQKTQKSLVDLEFPEAGNIRIYSYFKPLESVGGDLIKTNLGKEGELDFFFADAAGHGVSAAMVSAMAVMAFKSVAPVAESPSKGLTLIHESLMTMIGGFFITAVYMRLDREKKSLTYSYAGHHPAVLIKSDGSVQELTGKGTVLLALPKLFNKDYEILLESGDRVLLFSDGMFEFYEREKDFFGYEAFLDLIRDYTSLSGRVFLDSLGEAVLGLHSSELKDDMTMLLLEVL; translated from the coding sequence ATGTCCCTTTTCCTTTTTTTTGCGGGATTCGGCTTGTTGTTAGGCGATCTGGGAAAAAACGGAATCTCCGACCCGAAATGGATCCGGGCCACTCATGTTACTTTAATTTGTATTTCGCTATTCTTAAGTTTTAAATTCGAAAATTTTAAAAAATACTCCGAATCCGTTTTGCTCTTTCATTTCGCGGTAATGAGTATCCATTCCTTTTATCTTTTGTATCTGAACGGTCTGTATCTAGGTTACCTGTTCGGATTGATACTTGTCGTATTCAGCATGGGAGTTTCCATCAACAACCGGAGAGTGCTCATTCCTGTCCTGCTTATATTTATAGCGGTCGCATTTTTTGTCGGGATTCATGTGAAAGATCCTAAGATAGACGTCGGCATGTATTATTTCGGTCTAATCTCCTCGGGAATTTTGTCGGTACTTGTGATCGGTTTCAGAATGAGAACATTCGAGACATTATTGGAAGCGGATGTGCAGATGGAAAAATTCCAGATCAATATCGAGGAAGAATTATCCATCGCCCAGAAAACCCAAAAAAGTTTAGTGGATCTGGAATTTCCGGAGGCAGGAAATATTAGGATCTACTCTTATTTTAAACCTTTGGAAAGTGTAGGCGGGGATCTGATCAAAACGAATCTGGGGAAGGAAGGTGAGCTTGACTTTTTTTTCGCGGATGCGGCGGGTCATGGAGTTTCTGCGGCAATGGTTTCCGCGATGGCGGTGATGGCATTTAAAAGTGTTGCACCGGTTGCAGAAAGTCCTTCTAAAGGGCTAACCTTGATCCATGAGTCTTTGATGACCATGATCGGCGGTTTTTTTATCACTGCTGTCTACATGAGATTGGATAGAGAGAAAAAAAGCCTAACTTATTCTTATGCAGGACATCATCCCGCGGTCCTCATTAAGTCCGATGGCTCCGTACAAGAATTGACAGGGAAAGGAACCGTCCTTCTTGCACTTCCTAAACTATTCAATAAGGATTACGAAATTTTATTAGAGTCGGGAGATCGGGTGCTTTTGTTCTCAGACGGAATGTTCGAATTTTATGAAAGGGAAAAAGATTTTTTCGGATACGAAGCATTCTTGGATCTCATTCGGGATTATACATCACTTTCCGGTAGGGTATTTTTGGATTCATTAGGTGAAGCCGTTCTGGGATTACATTCTTCCGAATTAAAAGACGATATGACCATGTTACTTTTGGAAGTTCTCTAA
- a CDS encoding LIC_10461 domain-containing protein: MVKQILVILVLVLFGCHKTVLTFQKDSKALVFKPNTQEVKSARQGSLVAGYYFISDPIEFSCPNPKEIPEVKIITGVWDSIIHGLIGGIYSSKTLESFCEKN; encoded by the coding sequence ATGGTGAAACAAATTCTTGTAATTCTGGTTTTGGTTTTATTCGGATGTCATAAAACCGTTCTTACGTTCCAAAAAGATTCCAAGGCTCTAGTATTTAAACCTAATACGCAAGAAGTGAAATCCGCCAGGCAGGGAAGTCTAGTGGCCGGATATTATTTCATTTCGGACCCCATAGAGTTCAGTTGCCCGAATCCTAAGGAAATTCCTGAAGTGAAAATTATCACCGGGGTTTGGGACTCCATTATTCACGGGTTGATCGGAGGGATTTATTCCAGTAAAACCCTAGAATCATTCTGTGAAAAAAATTAG
- a CDS encoding acyl-CoA thioesterase: protein MSKPERYTYSVQQKVAWGDMDAFGHVNNVVYARYFETARASFFNDMRLWESPQKPLEGGPVLTHLEMDYRKQVRFPETIDISVKLESVKNRSFSIVCSMWNQAGECVLTGKAELLWFNFSTGKPAAIPDAYKEQFFQQDK, encoded by the coding sequence ATGTCTAAACCGGAAAGATACACGTACAGTGTTCAGCAAAAAGTGGCTTGGGGTGATATGGATGCCTTTGGTCACGTAAATAATGTCGTCTATGCAAGATATTTTGAAACAGCGAGGGCTTCTTTTTTTAATGATATGCGTCTTTGGGAATCTCCTCAGAAACCTTTGGAAGGCGGACCGGTCCTTACTCATTTGGAGATGGATTATAGAAAGCAGGTACGTTTTCCGGAGACGATTGATATTTCCGTAAAATTGGAATCCGTTAAGAACAGATCTTTTTCTATCGTGTGTTCTATGTGGAATCAAGCAGGGGAATGCGTGTTGACTGGAAAAGCGGAACTGTTATGGTTTAATTTTTCTACCGGAAAACCGGCGGCGATCCCAGATGCCTACAAGGAACAATTCTTCCAACAAGATAAATAA
- a CDS encoding SelL-related redox protein: protein MKFLPKEILESQVEGRNLTGLSFGDNLPQKPSLVVFLRHLGCIFCRETVEDLRVFSSEMAAFPPILFVYPDSVREGEEFFSRFWPDAKAISDPSASFYERIQIQEGNLIELAGPEVWVSAVRALAKGNFYGVQGRHLLRMPAVFLVLKDRILWSHSYRHIGDEPDWSKIPGCTPLPTDEYDPGILPA from the coding sequence ATGAAATTCCTACCGAAAGAAATTTTGGAATCCCAGGTCGAAGGACGAAATTTAACCGGCCTAAGTTTCGGGGATAATCTTCCGCAAAAACCTAGTTTAGTCGTATTCTTACGTCATCTTGGTTGTATATTTTGCAGAGAAACGGTCGAAGACCTTCGCGTTTTCAGTTCCGAAATGGCTGCATTCCCACCGATATTATTCGTGTATCCAGACTCAGTAAGAGAAGGAGAAGAGTTTTTTTCCAGATTCTGGCCGGATGCAAAAGCAATCTCCGACCCAAGCGCATCTTTTTATGAACGGATCCAAATACAAGAGGGTAACTTGATAGAATTGGCAGGTCCGGAGGTTTGGGTGAGTGCAGTAAGAGCGCTTGCAAAAGGAAATTTCTACGGAGTGCAGGGCAGACATTTACTTAGAATGCCTGCCGTATTCTTAGTTTTGAAAGACAGAATTCTTTGGTCTCATTCATACCGTCATATAGGAGATGAGCCCGACTGGAGTAAAATTCCAGGTTGTACACCTTTACCGACGGATGAATACGATCCGGGAATTTTACCGGCGTAA
- a CDS encoding acyl-CoA--6-aminopenicillanic acid acyltransferase, translating into MCDTFVATPDSTSSGKMIFGKNSDREPNEPQCLVRFPEKIYKESIQRLTFIDVPSSKKSREILISRPLHIWGAEMGANSKDVVIGNEAVFTKIRIEKKNDGLTGMDLLRLGLERSDTAAEAKDLIIEYLERFGQDACGGYSNRNFFYHNSFIIADPKEAYVLETADRYWAWKKIKGFYAISNGLTLGSDYDGLHSHAIDFARAKGWLKKGQTFSFKDAFSDSLFTSFSKCKVRREIVTGGGKFFGSKLGVSEAMQILRLEGKEKGSIPLTISQGGFPSKSIGFSPVRSGMGSVCLHAGGPFSPNQTTSSFVAELDTNPINSQFWATGCSIPSLSIFIPFSIPGKTFLEGDIIQPGTNPDSSLWWNHEILYRLCLKNYDKAVSVFNAELKEKQEKYIRKVEYTLNLSRNLSLDPITKEAAEEADKLYRKWRNQVLELAVSDGLLPNFWSSPLYNLSWAIWNRKARINSRVLKGIDLPYESAYL; encoded by the coding sequence ATGTGTGATACTTTTGTGGCGACTCCGGATTCCACTTCTTCCGGAAAAATGATCTTCGGAAAAAATTCGGACAGAGAACCGAACGAGCCCCAATGTTTGGTCCGATTTCCTGAAAAAATATATAAGGAAAGTATTCAAAGACTTACCTTCATCGATGTCCCAAGTTCTAAAAAATCCAGAGAGATTTTGATCTCTCGTCCTCTTCATATTTGGGGAGCGGAGATGGGAGCGAATTCCAAAGATGTAGTGATCGGGAACGAAGCGGTCTTCACCAAAATCCGGATCGAAAAGAAGAATGATGGTCTGACCGGGATGGACCTTTTAAGATTGGGCCTAGAACGTTCCGATACTGCCGCAGAAGCTAAAGACTTGATCATAGAATATTTGGAAAGATTCGGACAAGATGCATGCGGCGGTTATTCGAATCGAAACTTCTTCTATCATAATAGTTTTATCATCGCGGATCCTAAAGAAGCGTATGTTCTGGAAACTGCAGATAGATATTGGGCTTGGAAGAAGATCAAAGGATTTTACGCAATCTCGAACGGTCTGACATTGGGATCGGATTACGACGGGCTTCATTCTCATGCGATCGATTTTGCAAGAGCAAAAGGTTGGTTGAAGAAGGGACAAACGTTTTCTTTTAAGGACGCGTTCTCGGATTCTCTTTTTACTAGTTTTAGTAAATGTAAAGTACGAAGGGAAATTGTAACCGGCGGAGGAAAATTTTTCGGATCCAAGTTAGGTGTTTCCGAAGCAATGCAAATCCTAAGATTGGAGGGTAAGGAGAAGGGAAGTATTCCACTCACTATCAGCCAAGGAGGATTTCCTTCCAAAAGTATAGGGTTCTCTCCGGTCCGATCCGGGATGGGTTCCGTTTGTCTTCATGCAGGAGGACCTTTTTCTCCGAATCAGACTACTTCTTCCTTTGTCGCCGAACTGGATACGAATCCTATTAATTCTCAGTTTTGGGCAACAGGTTGTTCTATTCCATCTTTATCGATTTTTATTCCGTTCTCTATTCCTGGAAAAACTTTCTTAGAGGGAGATATCATACAACCGGGAACTAACCCTGATTCTTCTCTTTGGTGGAATCATGAAATTTTATATCGATTATGTTTAAAAAATTATGATAAGGCTGTTTCCGTCTTTAATGCGGAATTAAAGGAGAAGCAGGAAAAATACATTCGAAAAGTAGAATATACTTTGAACCTAAGCAGGAATCTCTCCCTGGATCCAATCACTAAAGAAGCTGCGGAGGAAGCGGATAAACTTTATAGAAAGTGGAGAAACCAAGTATTGGAACTTGCGGTAAGCGACGGTTTATTGCCGAACTTTTGGTCTTCTCCACTTTATAATCTGAGCTGGGCGATCTGGAATCGAAAGGCCAGGATCAATTCCAGAGTTCTTAAGGGGATTGATTTGCCTTACGAATCCGCATATTTATGA
- a CDS encoding RNA polymerase subunit sigma-70, protein MEKNSEKDRRLISSVDFYFREGNTENFLKEAWIWAWTFAKGRYHLDEDSCSEIILKLVLDAEEVLHLFKERGYSNFPAFFTAYTKNLIWNQRRKDFRLKKNEILSDGFERFYDPRSEFTKEILNQTRETSLLVRNILSEMDPISSLILKLKHRIPLSLKEFRLFYSKLKKKKLKLKDYFAKDMEEERRSWLRKKELNEKLSRLYQNMQIHHFENLERWKISRRQIVEVCSAVTGEKSFKKIGWYLGLSEHSVRKSYYFAVSELKRKEEIKKIRFAEAA, encoded by the coding sequence ATGGAAAAAAACTCCGAAAAAGACAGACGACTCATCTCTTCCGTCGATTTTTATTTTAGGGAAGGGAATACCGAAAATTTCTTAAAAGAAGCCTGGATCTGGGCCTGGACTTTTGCAAAAGGAAGATACCATTTGGACGAAGACTCCTGCTCAGAGATCATTCTTAAATTGGTTTTGGATGCGGAAGAAGTGTTACATCTATTCAAAGAAAGAGGATATTCCAATTTTCCCGCATTTTTCACCGCATATACTAAAAATTTAATATGGAACCAGAGAAGAAAAGACTTCCGGCTCAAGAAAAATGAAATTTTATCGGATGGTTTCGAGAGATTTTACGATCCAAGGTCGGAGTTTACGAAAGAAATATTGAACCAAACCAGAGAGACTTCTCTTTTAGTCCGAAACATTCTTTCCGAAATGGATCCGATCTCCTCTCTCATTCTCAAGCTAAAGCATAGAATTCCTTTGAGTCTAAAGGAATTTAGATTATTCTATTCTAAACTTAAAAAGAAAAAATTAAAATTAAAGGATTATTTCGCCAAGGATATGGAGGAAGAAAGAAGATCCTGGCTCAGGAAAAAGGAACTAAACGAAAAACTTTCCAGGCTTTATCAAAATATGCAAATCCATCATTTTGAAAATTTGGAAAGGTGGAAAATTTCCAGAAGACAAATCGTCGAAGTCTGCAGTGCGGTAACGGGAGAAAAAAGTTTTAAAAAGATCGGCTGGTATCTGGGGTTAAGCGAACATTCCGTCCGAAAATCGTATTACTTCGCGGTATCCGAATTAAAAAGAAAGGAGGAGATCAAAAAGATCAGGTTCGCAGAAGCCGCTTAG
- a CDS encoding TerC family protein, translating to MDLHHVDLIVSLLTLTAMEIVLGIDNIVFLSIVVGKLPKEQQRSGRTIGLVAALGFRIVLLFTVSWLASLTNGLFQVGNFTVTGRDLIMLGGGLFLIAKSTSEIHHKMEDGGTDLDTGPSPSFFNVILQVIILDIIFSVDSIITAIGLSGNLMVMVLAVVISLLIMLVFSGKVSDFINEHPTMKILALSFLIMIGVMLFADGLHFHIPKGYIYFSMAFSLLVEFINMRIRKANQSP from the coding sequence ATGGATTTGCATCATGTAGACCTTATCGTGTCTCTTCTGACCCTTACGGCAATGGAAATCGTTCTAGGGATCGATAATATCGTATTTCTTTCCATAGTAGTCGGTAAACTTCCAAAGGAACAACAGCGTAGCGGCCGCACGATCGGTCTTGTCGCAGCCTTAGGTTTTCGGATCGTGTTGTTATTTACGGTAAGTTGGCTTGCGAGCCTAACAAACGGACTTTTTCAAGTGGGAAATTTTACGGTTACGGGAAGGGATCTTATCATGCTCGGTGGTGGACTTTTTTTGATCGCGAAAAGTACCAGTGAGATCCATCACAAAATGGAAGACGGAGGAACGGATCTGGATACAGGGCCATCTCCTTCCTTTTTTAACGTCATTTTGCAAGTTATCATTCTGGATATTATTTTCTCGGTGGACTCTATCATCACGGCTATAGGTCTTTCGGGAAACCTAATGGTAATGGTTCTCGCCGTGGTTATTTCTCTTTTGATCATGCTGGTATTTTCGGGAAAGGTAAGCGATTTTATCAACGAACATCCAACGATGAAAATTTTGGCCCTTTCCTTTTTGATCATGATCGGCGTCATGTTGTTCGCCGACGGTTTACATTTCCATATTCCGAAAGGATATATTTATTTCTCTATGGCATTTTCCCTTCTCGTGGAGTTCATAAATATGCGGATTCGTAAGGCAAATCAATCCCCTTAA